The sequence GTGTGTATCCCATGGGGAGCGCTCCCCATGGGATACACACCGGGGTATCACGCGTATCACACCGGTGCCACACCGCAACATCCGGCTGTGGGGGCTGCGCTCGGGAGCCATCACTGTCCCAAAAATGGACACAATGCCAATTTCTACCGACGCGGCGATTCGGTCCATGAGCATGGGACTGTACCAACGGATTGCGGGATGAAGCAGGTGACTTTAATCGGCCCCCCCATCCTCGATCCGATGCCGACTGATGTCGGCCACTACAGTTGTTACGACTTCTTGACCCGTTGCGCTAACCGCGCAAACATCCGGTTGCTATGGAAATCAAACTCGTTGCCGTCCAGATCGAAAAGCCGGAGCCAATCAACTTCATCCTCGGCCAGACCCATTTTATCAAGTCTGTCGAGGACATCCACGAAGCGTTGGTGGGCGCCGTCCCCGGCATCAAGTTCGGCCTCGCCTTCTGCGAAGCCTCCGGCAAATGCCTTGTGCGCTGGACCGGCACCGACCCGGCGATGATTGAGCTGGCTCAGAAGAACGCCCTCGCCCTCGCCGCCGGTCACAGCTTCATTGTCTTCCTCGGCGAGGGCTACTTTCCGGTCAACGTGCTCAACGCCATCAAGATGGTGCCAGAGGTCTGCCGGATCTTCTGCGCCACAGCCAATCCCACTCAGGTGCTCCTTGCTGAAACGACGCAGGGGCGGGGCATCACGGGAGTTGTGGATGGCTTCCCCCCCAAAGGCGCCGAAGCCGCGCCCGACATTGCCTGGCGCAGGAGTTTTCTGCGCCAGATTGGCTACAAGCTCTAGCCGTCAGGCCGCTGGCACGACCCGCACAAGCTCGCGCCGTGCAAGCGCAAGGCGCCCTTCGTTTGGCAACGGTCCTGGCGGTTATCGGCGGGTGTTTGCCTGCACGGCAACGTCCTTAGCCAGCCCCGTCCTGATTGTCCAGGCACTCGCGCACGACCTTGGCCAAATCCGGGCGAGTATAAGGCTTCTGCAGGAATCGCGCGCCGCTCCGCCGAAAGAAAGTGGTATTGGATTCCTCCATGTTGTAGCCACTGGTGAGAATAATCTTAAGCTGCGGTTTGCTGGTCTTGAGCTTTACCGCGAGCTCGCGGCCCGACATGCCGCCGGGCATGACCACGTCGGTAATCACCAGGTCAATGCCGCCGGAGTTGCGCTCCCAAACCTGGAGGGCTTCCGCTCCGGAAACCGCTTCGAGCACACGGTAGCCACAGTCCTGCAAGATCAGATGCGCCATGTCCCGCAGCAGCGCCTCATCCTCTACCACCAAAATGGTCTCCCGACCGCCTCGCACCGCGCCTTGAACCGCCGCCGGCGCCAACGTCTTGGCCGGCTCAGTGCTGGCCGGAAAGAGGACGTCGAAAGTCGTGCCTTTGCCCACCTCGCTGCCGACTTCGATCCAGCCGTCATGCTGTTTGACGATGCCATAGACCATCGCCAGGCCCAGGCCCGTTCCTTTGCCGCCTTCTTTGGTAGTGAAAAACGGCTCGAAGATCCGGCTCATGGTGGCCGCGTCCATGCCGCACCCGGTATCACTGACCCGCAGGCAGACAAACGCGCCCAGCCGGGCTTCGGGATGAGTGTGCACGTAGGCGTCGTTCAGTTCGACCGGTTCAATGCTGATCGTCAGCGTGCCGCCGCCCGGCATGGCGTCGCGCGCATTGACCGCGAGGTTCATGATCACCTGCTCCACCATCCCCCGGTCCGCCTGCACCAGGGGCAATTCCGGCGGCGGCTTGAACTCGAGGGTGATGGTCTCGCCCAACAGGCGCCGGAGCATACTGGTCAACTCACCGACGATGGCCCGGAGATCCTGCGCCTCAGCCTTCATCACGTTCTTGCGGCTGAACATGAGCAACTGGCGGGTGAGCGTGGCGGCACGCTCGGCGGCGGAGTAAATCGCGCCCGCGGAGTCCGACAGCTCGGAAGACAGGTTCGGCCTGGCCATCATCATGCCGGCATGGCCCTGGATGACGGTGAGCATGTTGTTGAAATCGTGCGCCACACCTGCGGCCAGTTGGCCGATGGACTCCATCTTCTGCGACTGACGCAACTGCGCCTCCAGACTCAGCCGGTTCGTGATGTCCTCGACATAGCAGTGCACCACCTGGCCGGCGGCCACGGGGTGAAACGACCAGCATAACGTGCGCCCGGCGAAGACGGTCTGCCGATCCAGCACGCTGCGGCCGGCCGCCAGGCATTCTTGCACGATCTCCCGCGCATCGGGTGGCAACAATTCGCGCGGATTATCCTGGCCCACGGATTGTCCGAGCCTGCGGGCAGCGTCGTTAAAGTAGGTCACGGCGCCGTCGCGAGTTATTTCCATGGCCGGGTTGGGATTCAGCTTGGCGAACGCGGCCAGCTTCTGGAGTTCCGTCTGCGCCCGAATCCGCGCAACCGCCATAGCCAGCAGCGTGGAGAGCGAGAACAGGAAATGGACTTCTTCTTCTGTGAACCTGCGCTGGCGCGCCGTGAGCGCCCCCAGAACGCCGAACGCCTGTCCATGCCCGCCAATCGCGACGGTGATGCCGCTGGCAACTCCATGGTCAGTCACCAATGGCGAGCTGCGGAACCGGGTCTCCGTGGCGAGGCGCTCAAAAACCACCGCCTCTCCGGCGCTCAGCGTAAACCCGGCCTCCGTTTGCGGGTCCGCCGGAATGACCGCCTTGCCAACTTGCCCGGGTTTCCACCCCACGCCGGCCCGCAACAGCAGGAACTTGCCGCCCGGCTGCAGCTCCAGGAGATAGCAGAATTCCACCTCCAGCGTCTGGGCGACCAGCAATACGGCCTGGTTCAGCAGCGCCGCGATGTCATTGCTCATCATCGCGAACTGGCCGAGTGCCGCCACCGTGGTTTGCTGGAAGGAGCGGCAAAGGAGCATTCGTTCCGTCCGCTCGCGTTCTTTGGCGCGGTCCTCCAGTGCGGCGGCCATGCCATCAATGTTCCGGGCCAGGTCGCCCAATTCACCCCTCTCGTGGGCCAGGCCCGTACGGCTGCT is a genomic window of Candidatus Paceibacterota bacterium containing:
- a CDS encoding adenosine-specific kinase, with amino-acid sequence MKLVAVQIEKPEPINFILGQTHFIKSVEDIHEALVGAVPGIKFGLAFCEASGKCLVRWTGTDPAMIELAQKNALALAAGHSFIVFLGEGYFPVNVLNAIKMVPEVCRIFCATANPTQVLLAETTQGRGITGVVDGFPPKGAEAAPDIAWRRSFLRQIGYKL
- a CDS encoding ATP-binding protein, translating into MTSFSSLRFRLVGTVFFAVAPAWVMMYFADKYYAAHYGAHLPWSGFAVGLLALGAAWFGGERFILRQVRVLNRAAQLLRTGDLSSRTGLAHERGELGDLARNIDGMAAALEDRAKERERTERMLLCRSFQQTTVAALGQFAMMSNDIAALLNQAVLLVAQTLEVEFCYLLELQPGGKFLLLRAGVGWKPGQVGKAVIPADPQTEAGFTLSAGEAVVFERLATETRFRSSPLVTDHGVASGITVAIGGHGQAFGVLGALTARQRRFTEEEVHFLFSLSTLLAMAVARIRAQTELQKLAAFAKLNPNPAMEITRDGAVTYFNDAARRLGQSVGQDNPRELLPPDAREIVQECLAAGRSVLDRQTVFAGRTLCWSFHPVAAGQVVHCYVEDITNRLSLEAQLRQSQKMESIGQLAAGVAHDFNNMLTVIQGHAGMMMARPNLSSELSDSAGAIYSAAERAATLTRQLLMFSRKNVMKAEAQDLRAIVGELTSMLRRLLGETITLEFKPPPELPLVQADRGMVEQVIMNLAVNARDAMPGGGTLTISIEPVELNDAYVHTHPEARLGAFVCLRVSDTGCGMDAATMSRIFEPFFTTKEGGKGTGLGLAMVYGIVKQHDGWIEVGSEVGKGTTFDVLFPASTEPAKTLAPAAVQGAVRGGRETILVVEDEALLRDMAHLILQDCGYRVLEAVSGAEALQVWERNSGGIDLVITDVVMPGGMSGRELAVKLKTSKPQLKIILTSGYNMEESNTTFFRRSGARFLQKPYTRPDLAKVVRECLDNQDGAG